A portion of the Pseudorasbora parva isolate DD20220531a chromosome 1, ASM2467924v1, whole genome shotgun sequence genome contains these proteins:
- the spg7 gene encoding mitochondrial inner membrane m-AAA protease component paraplegin — translation MAALLLLRGSKCYDKRIWSLSSRFSCFQNSRKLLDNNVTSYSSLVTPNTRGLKSGHIQTKPLIPRLIGLEFHCRHKLVTNPMKLWKLLGTTHYFSTSNRRHEKKEGGKGKTPEEDEDEKKRREQEDQMYRERLRTLFIIAVIMSLLNSINTSGGNISWNDFVNEMLAKGEVSRVQAVPESDIVEIYLHPGAVIFGRPRLALMYRMQVANIDKFEEKLRAAEEELNIDAKDRIPVTYKRTGFFGNALYALGMAAIGVAILWYIFRLAGMGGRDGGFSAFNQLKMAKFTIVDGKSGKGISFKDVAGMHEAKMEVKEFVDYLKNPDRYLQLGAKVPKGSLLLGPPGCGKTLLAKAVATEAQVPFLAMAGSEFVEVIGGLGAARVRSLFKEARARAPCIVYIDEIDAVGKKRSTNMSGFSNTEEEQTLNQLLVEMDGMGTTDHVIVLASTNRADILDNALMRPGRLDRHIFIDLPTLQERKEIFEQHLKILKLTQPANFYSLRLAEFTPGFSGADIANICNEAALHAAREGFKSIDTFNFEYAVERVIAGSVKKSKILSKEEQKVVAFHEAGHALVGWLLEHTEAVMKVSIAPRTNAALGFAQILPRDQYLFTKEQLFERMCMALGGRASEAITFNKVTTGAQDDLRKVTRVAYSMVKQYGMVASVGQMSFPEDDQAGIGRRPFSQGLQQQMDHEAKLLIAQAYRHTEKLLLDNRDKLILLANTLLEREVVNYDDIEALLGPSPFGPKKMIAPQSWVEAERDKQDTGEDEPRGPQRPQSKDQQDEDVNLSPA, via the exons ATGGCAGCGCTACTTTTGCTGCGGGGAAGCAAATGTTACGACAAACGGATTTGGTCGTTGTCGTCTCGCTTCAGTTGTTTCCAAAACAGCAGAAAACTCCTGGACAACAATGTGACTTCATACTCCTCTTTAGTGACTCCAAACACAAGAGGGCTAAAATCAGGACACATTCAG ACAAAGCCTCTAATCCCGAGGCTTATTGGACTTGAATTCCATTGTCGCCACAAATTAGTCACAAATCCTATGAAATTGTGGAAACTATTAG GCACTACTCATTATTTCAGCACATCCAACAGAAGACATGAAAAGAAAGAGGGTGGTAAAGGGAAGACCCCAGAAGAGGATGAAg ACGAGAAAAAGAGACGAGAGCAGGAGGATCAGATGTATAGGGAGCGACTGCGCACACTTTTTATCATCGCTGTCATCATGAGCTTGCTCAACTCCATCAATACCAGCGGGGGAAACATATCCTGGAATGATTTTGTAAACGAAATGTTGGCTAAAGGGGAGGTTTCTCGAGTACAGGCGGTACCGGAGAGTGACATTGTCGAGATCTATCTTCACCCTGGTGCCGTCATCTTCGGAAGGCCT AGGCTGGCCCTGATGTACCGAATGCAGGTGGCAAACATTGACAAGTTTGAGGAGAAGCTTAGAGCAGCAGAGGAAGAGCTGAATATAGATGCCAAAGACAGAATACCAGTGACCTACAAGCGCACAGGCTTCTTTGGGAA TGCCCTTTATGCACTTGGTATGGCTGCCATTGGGGTTGCAATCCTCTGGTACATCTTCCGGCTGGCAGGAATGGGTGGGAGAGATGGCGGCTTTAGTGCATTT AATCAGCTGAAAATGGCTAAATTCACCATTGTCGATGGGAAATCTGGAAAAGGTATAAGCTTCAAAGATGTTGCAGGTATGCATGAGGCCAAGATGGAAGTCAAAGAGTTTGTGGACTATTTGAAG AATCCAGACAGATACCTTCAGCTCGGGGCCAAGGTTCCCAAAGGCTCCCTGCTTCTGGGGCCGCCCGGATGTGGTAAAACTTTGCTTGCTAAGGCAGTGGCGACAGAGGCTCAGGTGCCCTTCCTTGCCATGGCGGGTTCAGAGTTTGTGGAGGTCATTGGAG GACTTGGTGCCGCGAGAGTGCGAAGTCTTTTCAAAGAGGCTCGTGCCCGTGCTCCATGCATCGTCTACATCGATGAGATCGACGCCGTGGGGAAGAAACGGTCCACGAACATGTCTGGTTTCTCAAACACAGAGGAAGAGCAGACCCTCAACCAGCTACTCGTGGAGATGGACG GAATGGGTACCACAGATCATGTGATTGTCCTGGCTTCCACTAATCGGGCAGACATTCTGGACAATGCGCTCATGAGACCAGGCAGGCTCGATAGGCACATATTTATCGACCTGCCAACTCTTCAG GAGAGGAAGGAAATCTTTGAGCAGCATCTGAAGATCCTGAAGCTGACGCAGCCGGCGAACTTCTACTCGCTGCGTCTGGCGGAGTTCACACCAGGCTTCAGTG GGGCCGACATCGCCAACATCTGCAACGAAGCCGCCCTTCACGCTGCCAGAGAGGGCTTCAAGTCCATTGACACCTTCAACTTCGAATATGCTGTGGAGAGAGTCATCGCAG GGAGTGTGAAGAAGAGTAAAATCTTGTCTAAAGAAGAGCAGAAGGTGGTGGCCTTCCATGAGGCTGGCCATGCTTTAGTGGGATGGCTGCTCGAACACACCGAAGCCGTCATGAAG GTTTCAATCGCTCCCAGGACGAATGCCGCTTTGGGCTTTGCTCAGATCCTCCCGAGGGATCAGTATTTGTTCACCAAAGAGCAGCTGTTTGAAAGGATGTGCATGGCTTTGGGTGGGCGAGCCTCTGAGGCCATCACCTTCAATAAGGTCACCACAG GTGCTCAGGATGACCTGCGAAAGGTGACCCGGGTGGCCTACTCCATGGTGAAGCAGTATGGCATGGTTGCCAGTGTGGGCCAAATGTCCTTCCCTGAAGATGATCAGGCAGGAATTGGACGGAGACCATTTAGCCAAGGCCTCCAACAGCAGATGGACCAT GAAGCTAAGTTGCTAATAGCACAGGCTTATAGGCACACCGAGAAATTGCTTTTGGACAACAGAGACAAACTTATTT